The following are encoded together in the Nyctibius grandis isolate bNycGra1 chromosome 5, bNycGra1.pri, whole genome shotgun sequence genome:
- the ANKRD16 gene encoding ankyrin repeat domain-containing protein 16 isoform X1, with product MMEGEKPKPLQRLVQEGRLDLLRDELRPDDAPSPSVRNQRYGRAEDTLLHHAARYGHRDVLAYLVEVLGMDVEAFNSDYKRPLHEAASMGHGECVSYLLERGASVDCLKKGDWTPLMMACTRHNLEVIKALVEHGANPLLKNKDGWNCFHIASREGHPQVLQYLLAVSPDSWDTESTIRRTPLHTAAMHGCLDAVELLLERCQYQPDSRDRCGVTPFMDAIQNGHVNIAHLLLEKHQACPTAVDALGAQPLHRAAVTAQDEAIQFLVSELGVDVNERVTTLQLTALHYAAKEGHVHTIQTLLSLGADLHAKDVKNRSALHSACAGQQAAAARTLLRAGLQDAPDGTGTLARQLARKPDVIQVFQETNVST from the exons ATGATGGAAGGGGAGAAGCCGAAGCCGCTCCAGCGGCTGGTGCAGGAGGGAAGGCTGGACCTCCTCCGGGACGAGCTGCGGCCGGACGATGCGCCGAGCCCATCGGTGCGGAACCAGCGCTACGGGCGCGCGGAGGACACGCTGCTGCACCACGCTGCCCGGTACGGGCACCGGGACGTCCTCGCCTACCTCGTAGAGGTGCTGGGGATGGATGTTGAGGCGTTCAATAGCGACTACAAAAGGCCCCTCCACGAAGCGGCCTCCATGGGCCATGGGGAGTGTGTCTCCTACCTCCTGGAGAGAGGCGCAAGTGTAGACTGCTTGAAAAAGGGTGACTG GACTCCCCTAATGATGGCTTGCACCAGGCACAACTTGGAGGTGATCAAAGCTCTCGTGGAGCACGGAGCCAACCCGCTGCTGAAGAACAAGGACGGCTGGAATTGCTTCCACATTGCGAGCAGGGAGGGCCATCCCCAGGTCCTCCAGTACCTGCTGGCCGTGTCCCCAGACAGCTGGGACACAGAGAGCACGATAAGGAGAACTCCTCTGCACACAGCAG CGATGCACGGCTGTTTGGACGCTGTGGAGCTGCTCCTGGAGCG GTGCCAGTACCAACCTGACAGCAGAGACAGATGTGGAGTGACTCCCTTTATGGATGCTATCCAGAACGGGCACGTCAACATCGCCCACCTGCTCCTGGAAAAACACCAG GCCTGTCCTACAGCCGTGGATGCGCTGGGTGCTCAGCCTCTGCACCGGGCAGCCGTCACAGCCCAGGATGAAGCCATCCAGTTCCTTGTCTCCGAGCTGGGTGTCGATGTCAATGAGAGAGTGACGACCCTCCAGCTCACAGCACTACACTATGCAGCCAAG GAAGGACACGTGCACACCATCCAGACGCTGCTGTCCCTCGGCGCTGATCTCCACGCAAAGGACGTGAAGAACCGTTCGG ccctgcactCAGCGTGCGCTGGGCAGCAGGCGGCCGCTGCACGGACCCTGCTCCGCGCCGGGCTGCAGGACGCTCCGGATGGCACGGGCACGCTGGCACGACAGCTCGCCAGGAAGCCAGATGTCATCCAGGTTTTCCAGGAAACGAACGTCAGCACGTGA
- the ANKRD16 gene encoding ankyrin repeat domain-containing protein 16 isoform X2: MMEGEKPKPLQRLVQEGRLDLLRDELRPDDAPSPSVRNQRYGRAEDTLLHHAARTPLMMACTRHNLEVIKALVEHGANPLLKNKDGWNCFHIASREGHPQVLQYLLAVSPDSWDTESTIRRTPLHTAAMHGCLDAVELLLERCQYQPDSRDRCGVTPFMDAIQNGHVNIAHLLLEKHQACPTAVDALGAQPLHRAAVTAQDEAIQFLVSELGVDVNERVTTLQLTALHYAAKEGHVHTIQTLLSLGADLHAKDVKNRSALHSACAGQQAAAARTLLRAGLQDAPDGTGTLARQLARKPDVIQVFQETNVST, translated from the exons ATGATGGAAGGGGAGAAGCCGAAGCCGCTCCAGCGGCTGGTGCAGGAGGGAAGGCTGGACCTCCTCCGGGACGAGCTGCGGCCGGACGATGCGCCGAGCCCATCGGTGCGGAACCAGCGCTACGGGCGCGCGGAGGACACGCTGCTGCACCACGCTGCCCG GACTCCCCTAATGATGGCTTGCACCAGGCACAACTTGGAGGTGATCAAAGCTCTCGTGGAGCACGGAGCCAACCCGCTGCTGAAGAACAAGGACGGCTGGAATTGCTTCCACATTGCGAGCAGGGAGGGCCATCCCCAGGTCCTCCAGTACCTGCTGGCCGTGTCCCCAGACAGCTGGGACACAGAGAGCACGATAAGGAGAACTCCTCTGCACACAGCAG CGATGCACGGCTGTTTGGACGCTGTGGAGCTGCTCCTGGAGCG GTGCCAGTACCAACCTGACAGCAGAGACAGATGTGGAGTGACTCCCTTTATGGATGCTATCCAGAACGGGCACGTCAACATCGCCCACCTGCTCCTGGAAAAACACCAG GCCTGTCCTACAGCCGTGGATGCGCTGGGTGCTCAGCCTCTGCACCGGGCAGCCGTCACAGCCCAGGATGAAGCCATCCAGTTCCTTGTCTCCGAGCTGGGTGTCGATGTCAATGAGAGAGTGACGACCCTCCAGCTCACAGCACTACACTATGCAGCCAAG GAAGGACACGTGCACACCATCCAGACGCTGCTGTCCCTCGGCGCTGATCTCCACGCAAAGGACGTGAAGAACCGTTCGG ccctgcactCAGCGTGCGCTGGGCAGCAGGCGGCCGCTGCACGGACCCTGCTCCGCGCCGGGCTGCAGGACGCTCCGGATGGCACGGGCACGCTGGCACGACAGCTCGCCAGGAAGCCAGATGTCATCCAGGTTTTCCAGGAAACGAACGTCAGCACGTGA